The Eleutherodactylus coqui strain aEleCoq1 chromosome 13, aEleCoq1.hap1, whole genome shotgun sequence genome includes a window with the following:
- the POLG2 gene encoding DNA polymerase subunit gamma-2, whose protein sequence is MPSLLVRVTRSRERRSLLKSFRCFLRLGLRLYASPSTSQIHDLLLDLCRCRHFILGKELTMASVLGGCHSLGPLGIEMKKNIISEWWNMVALNREQVLPIQTLLRWPPQPELVPQPLLRMCPDNKYESSSRVGPVTVPDKHQGQHIVLRQDLLQGALSHYIACLELVNRKLPFGISEVGTCFHTTQDGPDNNLHHTRTGERTAASLCWFSSAKTTTVWHDYWLRHRLLWWRRFAHIPSGFSSSEHQDTEGAKTFVINYDFPWGKEPVETLCMMDDSVLAQVHPGADTKLHGREGRKSVVPHLVWLNCDLDRGLLVYLSDALSLRGKEPRRAVLKIHPSLAPMKVAVDLGKGPAVDLRLVCQGLLSEMRGSGISVWPGYLDTVQTPMEQLFTKYDEMGIMFTVLVSDVTLESGLLQLRNRDTTIKETLHISKLRSFLTQYISAANKL, encoded by the exons ATGCCTTCCCTTCTCGTCCGAGTGACCCGGAGTCGGGAGAGAAGGTCCCTACTGAAGTCCTTCAGATGTTTCCTGCGTCTTGGCCTCAGACTCTACGCATCGCCCTCCACCAGTCAGATTCACGACCTCCTGTTAGACTTGTGTCGGTGCCGGCACTTTATTCTGGGGAAGGAGCTGACCATGGCCTCTGTTTTAGGGGGTTGTCACAGCCTTGGACCTTTGGGCATTGAGATGAAAAAGAACATTATAAGCGAGTGGTGGAACATGGTGGCACTGAACCGAGAGCAGGTCCTGCCCATCCAAACCTTGCTCCGTTGGCCGCCTCAACCCGAATTAGTGCCGCAGCCTTTGTTGAGAATGTGTCCTGATAATAAATACGAATCTTCATCCAGAGTCGGGCCGGTCACCGTGCCGGACAAACATCAGGGGCAACACATCGTTCTGCGCCAGGACTTACTGCAAG GTGCCTTATCACACTACATCGCCTGCCTGGAGCTGGTGAATCGCAAGCTGCCTTTTGGTATTTCAGAGGTGGGAACGTGCTTTCATACCACCCAAGATGGCCCAGACAATAACCTTCATCACACTCG GACTGGAGAGCGGACGGCAGCATCACTCTGTTGGTTCAGCTCTGCCAAAACGACGACTGTGTGGCACGACTACTGGCTGCGGCACAGGCTGCTGTGGTGGCGCAGG TTTGCTCACATCCCATCTGGATTCAGTAGCAGCGAACATCAGGACACAGAAGGAGCAAAGACATTTGTTATAAATTATGACTTTCCTTGGGGAAAGGAGCCGGTGGAGACGCTGTGCATGATGGATGACTCTGTCCTTGCACAGGTGCATCCTGGGGCGGACACCAAACTGCAC GGTCGGGAGGGCAGGAAGTCAGTCGTCCCACACTTGGTGTGGCTAAACTGTGATCTGGACCGCGGATTGTTGGTGTACCTCTCCGATGCCTTGTCACTGCGGGGAAAGGAGCCTCGGAGAGCG GTGTTGAAGATTCATCCATCTCTGGCCCCCATGAAAGTGGCAGTAGACTTGGGGAAGGGCCCTGCTGTGGATTTACGGCTG GTTTGTCAGGGATTGTTGTCGGAGATGCGGGGCAGCGGAATCTCAGTCTGGCCTGGATACCTAGACACTGTGCAAACGCCAATGGAGCAGTTGTTTACAAA GTATGATGAAATGGGCATCATGTTCACGGTGCTGGTGAGTGACGTCACGCTGGAGAGCGGCCTGCTCCAACTGCGGAACCGTGACACCACAATCAAAGAGACATTACACATATCAAAACTGAGATCGTTCCTGACACAGTACATCTCCGCCGCCAACAAACTGTGA